The Deltaproteobacteria bacterium genome has a segment encoding these proteins:
- a CDS encoding citrate (Si)-synthase — translation MATLKEKLAQKIDEHRPRTTKLLKEFGKTKIDEVTIAQVIGGMRGIKSLVTDISYLDPFEGIRFRGYTIPETMEMLPKPAGCEMPFVEGHFYLLLTGEVPTEAEIKVVVDEFQQRKKVPQYVFDTLKAMGKDSHPMTMFSAAILAMQKESLFVKAYNDGSANRMNYWEFFYEDAMNLLSKLPEIGAFIYRYKYKDNIIPSDPKLDFGGDFAHMMGVAKPYDDVMRMYFTLHSDHESGNVSAHTTHLVASALSDPYYSLSAGINGLAGPLHGLANQEVLAWIQDVLEKMGGEVPSKEELEKFCWDTLNSGQVIPGYGHAVLRKTDPRYMSQREFALKHLPDDPTFKMVSALFEVVPDVLQKHGKAKNPWPNVDAHSGVIQWHYGVTEYDFYTVLFGIGRSLGVLANIVWDRALGYPIERPKSVTTSMLEEAAGIEK, via the coding sequence ATGGCTACACTGAAAGAGAAACTGGCCCAGAAGATCGACGAGCATCGACCAAGGACGACAAAACTTCTGAAAGAGTTCGGGAAAACGAAGATCGACGAGGTGACAATTGCCCAGGTCATCGGCGGGATGAGGGGGATAAAATCCCTCGTAACCGACATATCCTACCTGGACCCCTTCGAGGGAATCAGATTCCGGGGCTATACGATCCCCGAGACGATGGAGATGCTTCCGAAACCTGCAGGGTGCGAGATGCCTTTCGTGGAAGGCCACTTTTACCTCCTCCTCACGGGAGAAGTCCCCACGGAAGCAGAGATCAAAGTGGTGGTGGACGAGTTCCAGCAGAGGAAAAAGGTGCCCCAGTATGTATTCGACACCCTCAAGGCGATGGGGAAGGACAGCCACCCCATGACGATGTTCTCCGCCGCAATCCTTGCGATGCAGAAGGAATCGCTTTTCGTCAAAGCTTACAACGACGGCTCGGCAAACCGGATGAACTACTGGGAATTCTTCTACGAAGACGCCATGAACCTGCTGTCCAAGCTCCCCGAGATCGGTGCCTTCATCTACCGGTACAAGTACAAGGACAACATCATCCCCTCAGATCCGAAACTGGACTTCGGCGGCGACTTTGCCCACATGATGGGCGTGGCGAAACCCTATGACGATGTCATGCGGATGTACTTCACCCTCCACTCCGATCACGAGAGCGGCAACGTATCAGCCCACACCACCCATCTCGTCGCATCTGCCCTCTCCGACCCGTACTACTCGCTCTCGGCGGGAATCAACGGCCTCGCCGGTCCCCTCCACGGTCTCGCCAATCAGGAGGTGCTGGCGTGGATTCAGGATGTCCTCGAGAAAATGGGCGGGGAGGTACCGAGCAAAGAGGAGCTGGAAAAGTTCTGCTGGGATACGCTGAACAGCGGCCAGGTCATTCCCGGTTACGGCCACGCCGTCCTGAGAAAGACCGACCCCAGGTATATGTCCCAGAGGGAGTTCGCCCTCAAGCACCTGCCCGATGACCCGACCTTCAAGATGGTCAGCGCCCTCTTCGAGGTCGTTCCCGACGTCCTGCAGAAGCACGGAAAGGCGAAGAACCCCTGGCCGAACGTTGACGCTCACTCAGGTGTCATCCAGTGGCATTACGGCGTCACCGAGTACGACTTCTACACGGTCCTCTTCGGGATCGGCAGATCCCTCGGCGTTCTGGCCAACATCGTGTGGGACAGGGCCCTCGGTTATCCCATCGAAAGGCCGAAATCCGTCACGACTTCCATGCTCGAAGAGGCAGCGGGAATCGAGAAGTAA